One window of Watersipora subatra chromosome 3, tzWatSuba1.1, whole genome shotgun sequence genomic DNA carries:
- the LOC137390521 gene encoding S-antigen protein-like, with protein MFTPYLYRPSAEDLEKFPETVNKVTSAEDLEESPGTVDKVTSAEDLEKSPRTVDKVTSAEDLEEPPGTVDKVTSAEDLEEPPGTVDKVTSAEDLEEPPGTVDKVISAEDLEEPPGTVDKVTSAEDLEEPPGTVDKVTSAEDLEEPPGTVDKVTSAEDLEEPPKTVDKVN; from the coding sequence ATGTTCACACCGTACCTATACCGTCCATCAGCAGAAGATCTGGAAAAGTTTCCTGAAACAGTAAATAAAGTTACATCGGCAGAAGATCTGGAAGAATCTCCTGGAACAGTAGATAAAGTTACATCAGCAGAAGATCTGGAAAAATCTCCTAGAACAGTAGATAAAGTTACATCAGCAGAAGATCTGGAAGAGCCTCCTGGAACAGTAGATAAAGTTACATCAGCAGAAGATCTGGAAGAGCCTCCTGGAACAGTAGATAAAGTTACATCAGCAGAAGATCTGGAAGAGCCTCCTGGAACAGTAGATAAAGTTATATCAGCAGAAGATCTGGAAGAGCCTCCTGGAACAGTAGATAAAGTTACATCAGCAGAAGATCTGGAAGAGCCTCCTGGAACGGTAGATAAAGTTACATCAGCAGAAGATCTGGAAGAGCCTCCTGGAACAGTAGATAAAGTTACATCAGCAGAAGATCTGGAAGAACCTCCTAAAACAGTAGATAAAGTTAATTAA